A stretch of Arachis hypogaea cultivar Tifrunner chromosome 15, arahy.Tifrunner.gnm2.J5K5, whole genome shotgun sequence DNA encodes these proteins:
- the LOC112750722 gene encoding F-box/kelch-repeat protein At3g23880-like isoform X2, with protein sequence MDMAPQHPTAALLSCELVMEILSWVPAKPLTRLKLVCKSWNSIISHPHFVKLHLHRSPKNAILLFTRTPALTLNETLDEKVKQGLVFSSVESFIQNPPSTLDAQENRHSLHGQDWVSGSCNGLVCVAHILDHPNNDISDIWFRLLNPLTGFISENSPCLRVNVHNAFGFGYDESSDSYKVVTLIRDSSGTVTAQVYRFGGSSWKTINSFPAFPFCVEDNGHFIGGTLNWLGLRNPHGGHYDWDAVTLDMLMIVSFDLKSDTHKQILLPKGIDEIPGEEPTLGVWGNSLYLLHDYKKTHFIAWQMKEFGDENSWTQLLKISFHHLGVERVSPEFIFENGNIFMLMRHRFELVFYDRRDHSVKRFKIFSNNDYVNAFDYVESLVQPC encoded by the coding sequence ATGGACATGGCGCCTCAACACCCAACAGCGGCGCTCCTCTCTTGTGAACTGGTGATGGAGATCCTCTCTTGGGTTCCTGCAAAGCCTCTCACGCGCCTGAAGCTTGTGTGCAAGTCATGGAACTCCATCATCTCCCACCCTCACTTCGTCAAACTTCACCTTCACCGATCACCCAAAAATGCCATCCTCCTCTTTACGCGAACACCAGCGCTCACCCTCAACGAAACCCTCGACGAAAAAGTAAAACAGGGCTTAGTGTTTAGTAGCGTTGAATCTTTCATCCAAAATCCTCCATCCACTCTTGATGCTCAAGAGAATCGCCACTCTCTACACGGACAAGACTGGGTTTCTGGTTCATGCAACGGCTTGGTTTGTGTGGCCCATATTCTTGACCACCCCAACAACGATATTAGCGATATCTGGTTCCGTTTATTGAACCCTCTCACAGGGTTTATTTCAGAAAACTCACCGTGCTTACGTGTCAATGTGCATAATGCTTTTGGGTTTGGGTATGATGAGTCAAGTGACAGTTACAAGGTAGTGACTCTCATTCGGGATTCTTCTGGAACAGTAACTGCGCAAGTTTATAGGTTCGGTGGCAGTTCTTGGAAGACGATTAACAGTTTCCCTGCTTTTCCGTTTTGTGTTGAAGATAATGGCCACTTCATCGGTGGCACTCTTAATTGGCTAGGTCTCCGTAACCCGCATGGAGGTCATTATGATTGGGATGCTGTTACACTTGATATGTTAATGATTGTTTCTTTTGACCTGAAATCGGATACACATAAACAGATTCTTCTTCCAAAGGGTATTGATGAGATCCCTGGTGAAGAGCCAACTCTGGGAGTTTGGGGAAATAGCCTGTATCTTCTTCATGATTACAAGAAAACTCATTTTATTGCATGGCAAATGAAGGAGTTTGGAGATGAAAATTCTTGGACTCAATTGCTAAAGATTAGTTTTCACCATCTTGGTGTTGAAAGGGTATCACCAGAGTTTATATTTGAGAATGGAAATATCTTCATGTTGATGAGGCATCGTTTTGAGTTAGTTTTTTATGACCGAAGAGATCATAGTGTTAAACGCTTTAAGATCTTTTCCAACAATGATTACGTCAATGCATTTGATTATGTTGAGAGCTTGGTTCAGCCTTGTTAA
- the LOC112750722 gene encoding F-box/kelch-repeat protein At3g23880-like isoform X1 — MTGPIFRTFFEGMDMAPQHPTAALLSCELVMEILSWVPAKPLTRLKLVCKSWNSIISHPHFVKLHLHRSPKNAILLFTRTPALTLNETLDEKVKQGLVFSSVESFIQNPPSTLDAQENRHSLHGQDWVSGSCNGLVCVAHILDHPNNDISDIWFRLLNPLTGFISENSPCLRVNVHNAFGFGYDESSDSYKVVTLIRDSSGTVTAQVYRFGGSSWKTINSFPAFPFCVEDNGHFIGGTLNWLGLRNPHGGHYDWDAVTLDMLMIVSFDLKSDTHKQILLPKGIDEIPGEEPTLGVWGNSLYLLHDYKKTHFIAWQMKEFGDENSWTQLLKISFHHLGVERVSPEFIFENGNIFMLMRHRFELVFYDRRDHSVKRFKIFSNNDYVNAFDYVESLVQPC; from the coding sequence atgaccggtccgattttcagaacctttttTGAGGGCATGGACATGGCGCCTCAACACCCAACAGCGGCGCTCCTCTCTTGTGAACTGGTGATGGAGATCCTCTCTTGGGTTCCTGCAAAGCCTCTCACGCGCCTGAAGCTTGTGTGCAAGTCATGGAACTCCATCATCTCCCACCCTCACTTCGTCAAACTTCACCTTCACCGATCACCCAAAAATGCCATCCTCCTCTTTACGCGAACACCAGCGCTCACCCTCAACGAAACCCTCGACGAAAAAGTAAAACAGGGCTTAGTGTTTAGTAGCGTTGAATCTTTCATCCAAAATCCTCCATCCACTCTTGATGCTCAAGAGAATCGCCACTCTCTACACGGACAAGACTGGGTTTCTGGTTCATGCAACGGCTTGGTTTGTGTGGCCCATATTCTTGACCACCCCAACAACGATATTAGCGATATCTGGTTCCGTTTATTGAACCCTCTCACAGGGTTTATTTCAGAAAACTCACCGTGCTTACGTGTCAATGTGCATAATGCTTTTGGGTTTGGGTATGATGAGTCAAGTGACAGTTACAAGGTAGTGACTCTCATTCGGGATTCTTCTGGAACAGTAACTGCGCAAGTTTATAGGTTCGGTGGCAGTTCTTGGAAGACGATTAACAGTTTCCCTGCTTTTCCGTTTTGTGTTGAAGATAATGGCCACTTCATCGGTGGCACTCTTAATTGGCTAGGTCTCCGTAACCCGCATGGAGGTCATTATGATTGGGATGCTGTTACACTTGATATGTTAATGATTGTTTCTTTTGACCTGAAATCGGATACACATAAACAGATTCTTCTTCCAAAGGGTATTGATGAGATCCCTGGTGAAGAGCCAACTCTGGGAGTTTGGGGAAATAGCCTGTATCTTCTTCATGATTACAAGAAAACTCATTTTATTGCATGGCAAATGAAGGAGTTTGGAGATGAAAATTCTTGGACTCAATTGCTAAAGATTAGTTTTCACCATCTTGGTGTTGAAAGGGTATCACCAGAGTTTATATTTGAGAATGGAAATATCTTCATGTTGATGAGGCATCGTTTTGAGTTAGTTTTTTATGACCGAAGAGATCATAGTGTTAAACGCTTTAAGATCTTTTCCAACAATGATTACGTCAATGCATTTGATTATGTTGAGAGCTTGGTTCAGCCTTGTTAA